The sequence CCGGAAGTAGCCCGTCAACTGGCCGCAATCCGATAATCCCCAACTATTATGATTTACACAAAAAGAAGCGGCTTGCCTCGAAAGGCAAGCCGCTTCAGCCAAAAGACCACCTGTCAGGAGGAGGATCAGGCAGCCTTATCAGCTATCTCAGGTACATCTTCCGATACCTCGTGTTCCGAAACATCATCTTCGAAAACTTCATCAACCGCTAGCGGATCAGCAAAGCGCATCGCGTCAGGAACCCAACGCGCAGCTTGCTGCTTGACCTCGGCCTCTGCAATGAAGTTTCCGGAGAAGATGCGTTCGGCCGTTGCTGCAAGATCGGCCTTTTTGGATGCGCCGTAGCGGTTTGAAAGTTCCAGACCGCCAACCTCTTGCATGCCGCCAAGCGTTTTGGCCTTGGGTACACGGTCAAAATAATTGGCCGCAGTCGGGCGCCACCAAGCTGCCATATCGATTTCCAGCACGCGTCCGAGATAATCATGCAGCGGCACTTGCCGGTCGCCTTCAACATTCAGGCTCGCAATCAGCGTTCGCGAGACAACATGGCCGAGCCACGCGCTGCGCGCGTCATCGCTGAGCTCCCGAAATGCCACGAAACGCTCGACATCGGTAGTGCTAGCTTTCCAACTTTCATCCAGCGATCCGCGCAATTCCGCTAGGCTTGCACTTGCCGGTGCATCCTTTGCCTCGAAATTATGCGCCGGACCATTTGCAACAGGGCCTTTCAGCGTCGATGCCTCCTGTGCCCGCCAGTCATGGCTGTCGCTATCCGCAAGCGTAAAGATCATAAAATCGAGCGCGAGCGCCGGATCGCTTGCCACATGAAGCGACAAAATATCGCGCCGCTGCATCGCCAGTTCATCGACAAGGCGTTTGGAAAGCGCCGTGCGCTTGGGTTGGGCGGCCTCGCCTTCCTCGACTAGTTCAACGCCTTCATCTTCATGCTCGACATCAACCTTGTCCGTATAATATTGCGGAACCAATGTCGGTATCCCGTCGTTACCAAGTGCCAGAAAAGCGCCTGCTTCGCTGCGAAGCGCATCGGCCAGAACTGGTTTGCGATCATCCAGCGAGCGCATTTCCTGTTCGATTTCCGACACGCGTTTCTCGGCTGCGAAAACGTCATCTTCGCTGCTGTCTTCATTTTCGAGGATGACAGCTTCGCCGTCATATTCGATTTCCAATTCAGACAGACGCGCGATTGCCTCCTCGCTAAGCGGTTCAAGCTCGGTAGGAAGCCGGTTCAAGCCTTCGACAAGTTCATGCGAGACATAACAGTCGAGCGTCGGCTTTACCCAAGCAAGACCATGCTGATCTTTGATCTCGTCGGATCGCCATTCCATTTTCTCAGCAGCGAGACGTTCAAGAAGAGCAACGTCAACCCAGCTTTCAGTTTCATCATCATCGAAGAGCTCCCGGTCGATCTTGCCGCCTGCCTCGAGATAAGCATCGCGTCCGACCAGAACGGCGCGGGGATCGCTGGCCTGGACACTGGCGTCCAGAACCATGCGCCGGATGCTGTCGGAATTTACGCTGTAATATCCTCCAGAGACTTCCTCGAACACCTGGGCCTGACGTTCGACATCCGAGGTCGCGCCGTAAGCTTTTGCAATATCAAGCGTGATGTCACCGCTTGCCAACGCCTCAAAAACCACTGGTGCAAGTTTGGCGAGCCGCAAACGCCCTTCGACAAAGCGAACCGTCTGACCAAAGCGAATGGCGACGTCTTCGACACTTGCGCCCTCATTCACAATATCCTGAAACGCTTCGGCTTCATCGGCTGGGTTGAGTTTTACGCGCTGGAAATTTTCGGCCAGACTGATTTCTCGGATTTCATGCGCCTCGCCGTTTTTGACCAAGCACGTAATCGGCTCGGTCTTCTTAATCGCCTTATCCTTGGCAAGTGCCTTCAACTGTTTGAGACGCCGACCACCTGCTGTGACCTCAAATTTGCCGCGCGCAATCGCGTTAACGACGAGGTTTTGTAACAATCCTCGCGCTGCAATGTCCGCCTTCAGCCATGCATCGGCTACGGGATCAGACCGCTTGCGGACGTTTTTCCTGGATTCTACAAGCTTGTTAAGTGGAATGGATTTGAACATTTTTTAACTCCTGATTGATCGAACCAACGTTTTTCGGCGACCATCGCCAAAACCGGGTTCAAAAGAGCCAAGCCTCCTCCCCTCTCATTTTTAGGGATCACGCGTTCGCTTTCTGGTGGTTTGAGATTGAGGGAGAGCGGAAGCGCTTAGGCAGTCAGTTTTTCCAGTATCTGCGCTGCTTCATTGACCGGCACGAATAGACGCGTGCGGTAGCGGATAATCTCGGTGAAACAGCCTTTGGATTTATACCAGACGAGCCGCTCGGCTGAAAAGCCCGTCAGTTCCAGTCGCTGGCTGCCATTGACCAGTGAGCGTTTGGCCATAAGGTCATCATGGCTTTGAACTGAAAACGGCTTGCCGCTTTGCATCACCATTTCTGCAATCCGGGAGGGATTGATAGTCTGGTTCATGTCGAGACCAAAGGCCCGTGCGAGATCAGCCATATCGAGTTCGGAAATTTCGCGGCCAATGATCGAACGCCCGTCGCTCGCTGCAATGCGGGTGACACGAACAAACTCTCCGGGGATTTTATTCCAGACTGGCAGCAGTAATCCGGTGGCGAGATGTACGCGTTCATGGGCCGTTTCCATCGCCGCTTGTTCTTCCTCATCCATCCAGCCTTTTCGGAAGCTTTTGAAATCGACCTGCTCCCAAAGGCTTTCCGACAAAGCTTCGAGTGTCCAATTTACCGATTTTAGCGGCCTGATCAGGCGGCGGCGTTCGATTGTCTCTCCCTCATCGGTGATCATACGCCGGGTCGGAATAGATAAGGCGACACCGCCCGAGCGCGCGTTTTGCAGCAGATGGATATTTGGCAAGCTGAAATCATATAGTTGGTACAGTCGCTTGAAACGGAGCGGTTTAAGCGGGCGCTGTGTTTCCAAGGTCACAAGATGCGTGGTTGCGCCAGAAATACCATCCGTTCGCAGAAGCTTGTCTGACATAATTTCAAATGTATCAACCGCAATGGTTTCAACGCCCATATCCAAAGTTCCCGCTTCACGCGCCGCTTCGACGCGGGCTTCGATCAGCGACAGATATTCATCAAATATTGCATTCTGCAGAGCGATGGGCAGCGCCAATATCCGGTTTAGCCAGCGCTGGATGGTTGGCAGTTTTTCAGCCAGATCACCATCGGGTGTTTCAAGCTTAAGGCCCGTGACATCCTGAAAGCGGTCCAGTGATACGGCATCCAATTTACCTGCATAAAGCAGGTGGAACCAGCTAGTGAGCGCGTCGCGAGCATATTCGCTTTCAAGATTATCAGCCGGGTTAAACAGGTTTTGACCGCCTGTTTGTCTTTGGCCGCGAGTCAAAGCGCCAAGGCTGTCGAGGCGCCGGGCGATGGTGGAGATAAAACGCCGTTCACCTTTGACATCAGTGGTTACGGGCCGAAAGAGCGGCGCGGATGCCTGGTTGGTACGATTGGTGCGGCCCAAACCCTGTATGGCATTGTCGGCCCGCCAGCCCGGCTCGAGCAAGAAATGCACGCGCCGCTGCTGGTTTTGTACGTCCAGATCGGCATGATAGGACCGGCCTGTCCCGCCTGCGTCAGAAAATATAAGCACGCGCTTCTCGCCGTCCATAAAGCTCTGAGCTTCGATTAAATTCGACCGCGCCGTGCGGCGTTCGAGACGTTGACGTCCGTCGCTGCCATTTACAAGCCTGCGGGTCCGGCCCGTCACTTCGGCAACATGATCTGTTCCAAAACGTTCGATTACCGCATCAAGCGCCGCCCAAATGGGCGGAAGCGCGCACAGCTTTTCGATCATCGCGTCTCTTGCCTGAACGGCGCGCGGGCAGAGGACTGGATGGCCTTCCGAAGTGGACATAGGCTCTGATCGCAAGTTGCCGTCATCATCGAGGAACACCTGCATCAAACGGACCGGAAAACTTTTGGCCAGATAATCAATGACATATTCGCGCGGGGACAGGTCGATATCAAGCTGCTCGCGTTCTTCAGCACTGAGATCGGCAAGTCTGCGGTTGAGCATTGCCTCGGCGGTCGAGACAAGCTGCACAACGGCGGAATGTCCCTCTTCCAATGCCTGTTCGATCGCCGGGAGCAGGCTGGGAAGTTTCATCGATAGCAGCAGCTGCGCGAAGAAACGCTGCTTGGTACCCTCGAATATCGAAAGCGCCGCTGCTTTTGCATTTCGGTTAAGCGTATCGCCGCTATCCTCATCAACGATCCGCGTGGCTTCAAGGGCCGCCTCGAGATTCTTGTGAATAATCGCCCAAGCCCCGGCATAACTATCGTAAACCGATATTTGTTCCTTGGTCAGTTCATGTTCGAGAAGCTCATATTCAACGCCCGCGAAGGACAAGGCGCGGGCCAGATAGAGACCTTGGGATTTAAGGTCGCGCACGACCAGTTCCATCGCAGAAATACCGCCCGCTCGGATATCGGTGAGGAACGTGTCATAATTGGGAAAGGCGGTTTCCGGTCCCCACAATCCAAGACGCGCCGCATAACCAAGGTTGGCAATATCAGATGCGCCGGTTGCTGATGCATATAATACTCGCGCGCTGGGCAGAAGATTTTGAAGACGCAGACCTGCAATGCCCTGTTCGGATCCTTTGACTTTGCCGCGGCTTCCCGTTCCCCCCAGCGCACCCGCCATCGCATGAGCTTCATCAAAGGCTATGACGCCATCAAATTCCTGCCCTGCCCATTCCAATATTTGAGCAAGTCTAGTCGTATCCATCCTGCCCGAGCGCAGCGTTGGATAGGTGACAAATAAAATCCCGCCTGACATTGAAATCGGCCTTCCCAGCTTCCAGCTCGAAAGCGACTGGATATCAAGCGGCAAGCCGCCGAGCGCGGACCAGTCCCGGCGGGCGTCCTCAAGCAAGGTCTCGTTTTTGGTAATCCAGATATGACGGCAATGACCCTGCAGCCACCGGTCCATGATGACACTAGCAATCTCTCGGCCCTTCCCCGCGCCAGTTCCATCACCTAGGAAGAAGCCAGTCCGATAACAGAAACCCTCTTCGGACGGTTCCAGCCCAGAGCCTTTGTTGATTGGCCTGTAAGTACCGGGCAAATCGCGGGCGAAGGCGTTTACTGCATAAATAAGCGTTTCGCATTGTGCATCGGAAAGAAGCTGTTTCTCCCGCCAGTCTGCCGGAACCAATGGCTGGTGCTGCGGGACTGGCGCAGCAACAGACCCCATCGCTACCGATTCCACCAGCGGTGTCGGGTGAACGGGAGCATTGGCGATTGATATCCGGCTTGGCCGATAGGCTAGATAAATGCCTTTTTGCTCCGGCGTTGGTGCCGCATCGCCGAGAACTTCAAAGATGAGTTTTTCGGATATTTGCGAGTCTGGAGAGGATTTGGAAACTGGCGCGACAGGGCGTTTCGAACGATCGTTCGATACCAGCGCGAATGGCTTTGCATTGGACCTGGAAGTTTGCGCCGTTGGTTTGGAGGTAGCGCGAGCGGGCAAAGCACAGCAGGCTCTGTACAAACCCTCAAAATCAGCGATGTCGATTGGTGTTACGCATTGCTCGGAAACAAATTTATCGAAGACCACCAGGCGCACGGTGATGCCGGTTCCCCGGCGGGCGAAAGATCGCATGATGCGCGCATCCAAACGCAGAGCGCAGGGAGCAGGATCGTTTTTAGCAAATATGGTCGCGTCAAAGCCTTCGGGCATGATCGCGACAAGCCGTCCGCCTGGCGCCAGACGCCGCCAGGCAGAGCGCAAGTGCCGCAGGGCTGAGCGGTAGTCTTTGCCCCGTTCTGCGCTACGGGCAAATGGCGGGTTCATTATGACAAGATTTGGATTGTGGCGCGGTGGAAGCAGTTCGTCGATCAGCTCGCCATCGTGTGAGGAGAGCGGAGCGCCCGGAAACAGCTCGTTTAGACACGCACCGCGCAGGCCGTCGATCTCATTGAGGATTAGCTTCGCGCCAACAAGATGCGGCCAGATGGCGAGAATTCCCGTTCCCGCGGATGGCTCGAGTACGATATCTTCGGGCTTTGTGCCCGCTGCCAAAGCCATAGCCCAGGCAAGCCGGGCGGGGGTCGAAAACTGCTGGAGGGCAATCTGGTCATCATGCCGGTTATGTTGTGGCGGAAGAACTTGCTCCAGAGTTGCGAAGCATCTGTCGGCTTCAGCAAAATCGGAATGGAGTGAAATACCGGAATGATCACGAAGCCACATCAGTTCGGCCAGCTCGATAGCGCAGCCGGACATTTTTACCGACCAACCATCTGTCGCGTCGCTGCTTCCGGTGAAGGTCTTGAATATGGCATTAATGTCTTTTCGTGTGACTTGGGAACTTGTCTCTAGACGACCTGCTATTTCGTGAGCGGCTTTGATTATTATTTCGCTGGCCAGATCCTGTGTATCGTCAAGTTGCAACTGTGCGTTTTGTAGAGTCATGATGGTTTTCCTCCGTTAGGCACGGACAGACCTCAGACGGCCTTCTCGTGCACAAACAGCGAAAAGCCCCCTTTCCTCTGGATCACAGGTGGACCGGGTTAGGTGGAAGCTGCGTTTGCTCGAAACAACTCATTATTCCAGTCATCGCCGCGCCGGCTAGGCCGGCGCGCTATAATGGACCGGCCGGGCATCTGAAAATGTTCACGGGCCTTGGCTTCGGCAAGGTCGCCGCCAGCGTCATGATCCACGAAGAGATAAAGCTGCTTCACGCTTTCCGGGATGGTAACGATCCCAAAGCGCTCATTGCCCAATGTTGCCCAGGTCGGGATGCCGGTCAGCTGCGTCGCGGACATGGCGCTTTCTGTGCCTTCTGCCAATCCCAGAACACCATCTTTGGGTGGAAAAAGGCGCACAGCCCCGGTCCCGAGGGATCCGAGTGCGCGTTTGGGTTTTATGAAATCAGACTGGCCTGAACCATCGGGAAGCAGGAATGTACGGTGAATGGCCATAATATGCGCATCGGTGCGCACCGATGCCAGCATCGCTGGTAGAAAGCGGACATGGCTCTTGGGACCAAGCGGCGTGCGTTCGAGGAAGCGCAATTCTGGAGAAGTAATACTAATCAGGCGCTTTTTGAGATAAGTCCGGGCAATAGTTCCTTGCAGGCGCTGAGCCTGCCGCCAGAGTCGCTGTGCATTGGCGCTCGGCTTTATCTCTTTGGGACTTGTTGCGGGAATTGGAATGGAGCTTCCGCTGAACAGACTGCGCGCGGGCACACCTTGGCGCTCAAAACCCGCAAGCACCTCTTTCTGCGGACACCCCGCAAAACAGTGAAAGAGAATCGCGTTTCGGCCGATACTGACACCAAGCGACGGCGTATTATCATCATGTGCCGGGCAGCAGCACATTCCTTTGTCATTTTTCCAATAGCCTGAAAATTTTTCACAAATCTGTCTGGCAGTATTCTCGAGGGATGATGTGGGATTAGTCAGGACGTTACGGGACATCGAGGAGTTCCTTGCATCTGCGCCAGTTCTCCCCTTCCCGGCAGCCTCCCCTCTTCAACACGTAAGAAAACACTTTCCTACAGCTATATGTTCTATTTATGTTCTCATCCGATTCGATACAAGATGGAGATGAATTTTGGCAAAGAAGCTATCAATGGGACTGCTTACAATAGCGATGTGTTCAAGCGTGACATGGGCGCAGGATGTGAGTTTACAAGAAAGCAATGCCCCCACTGAACGGGAAGCTCTGGATCAACACGCA comes from Sphingorhabdus sp. YGSMI21 and encodes:
- a CDS encoding ParB/RepB/Spo0J family partition protein, with product MFKSIPLNKLVESRKNVRKRSDPVADAWLKADIAARGLLQNLVVNAIARGKFEVTAGGRRLKQLKALAKDKAIKKTEPITCLVKNGEAHEIREISLAENFQRVKLNPADEAEAFQDIVNEGASVEDVAIRFGQTVRFVEGRLRLAKLAPVVFEALASGDITLDIAKAYGATSDVERQAQVFEEVSGGYYSVNSDSIRRMVLDASVQASDPRAVLVGRDAYLEAGGKIDRELFDDDETESWVDVALLERLAAEKMEWRSDEIKDQHGLAWVKPTLDCYVSHELVEGLNRLPTELEPLSEEAIARLSELEIEYDGEAVILENEDSSEDDVFAAEKRVSEIEQEMRSLDDRKPVLADALRSEAGAFLALGNDGIPTLVPQYYTDKVDVEHEDEGVELVEEGEAAQPKRTALSKRLVDELAMQRRDILSLHVASDPALALDFMIFTLADSDSHDWRAQEASTLKGPVANGPAHNFEAKDAPASASLAELRGSLDESWKASTTDVERFVAFRELSDDARSAWLGHVVSRTLIASLNVEGDRQVPLHDYLGRVLEIDMAAWWRPTAANYFDRVPKAKTLGGMQEVGGLELSNRYGASKKADLAATAERIFSGNFIAEAEVKQQAARWVPDAMRFADPLAVDEVFEDDVSEHEVSEDVPEIADKAA
- a CDS encoding strawberry notch-like NTP hydrolase domain-containing protein — protein: MSGCAIELAELMWLRDHSGISLHSDFAEADRCFATLEQVLPPQHNRHDDQIALQQFSTPARLAWAMALAAGTKPEDIVLEPSAGTGILAIWPHLVGAKLILNEIDGLRGACLNELFPGAPLSSHDGELIDELLPPRHNPNLVIMNPPFARSAERGKDYRSALRHLRSAWRRLAPGGRLVAIMPEGFDATIFAKNDPAPCALRLDARIMRSFARRGTGITVRLVVFDKFVSEQCVTPIDIADFEGLYRACCALPARATSKPTAQTSRSNAKPFALVSNDRSKRPVAPVSKSSPDSQISEKLIFEVLGDAAPTPEQKGIYLAYRPSRISIANAPVHPTPLVESVAMGSVAAPVPQHQPLVPADWREKQLLSDAQCETLIYAVNAFARDLPGTYRPINKGSGLEPSEEGFCYRTGFFLGDGTGAGKGREIASVIMDRWLQGHCRHIWITKNETLLEDARRDWSALGGLPLDIQSLSSWKLGRPISMSGGILFVTYPTLRSGRMDTTRLAQILEWAGQEFDGVIAFDEAHAMAGALGGTGSRGKVKGSEQGIAGLRLQNLLPSARVLYASATGASDIANLGYAARLGLWGPETAFPNYDTFLTDIRAGGISAMELVVRDLKSQGLYLARALSFAGVEYELLEHELTKEQISVYDSYAGAWAIIHKNLEAALEATRIVDEDSGDTLNRNAKAAALSIFEGTKQRFFAQLLLSMKLPSLLPAIEQALEEGHSAVVQLVSTAEAMLNRRLADLSAEEREQLDIDLSPREYVIDYLAKSFPVRLMQVFLDDDGNLRSEPMSTSEGHPVLCPRAVQARDAMIEKLCALPPIWAALDAVIERFGTDHVAEVTGRTRRLVNGSDGRQRLERRTARSNLIEAQSFMDGEKRVLIFSDAGGTGRSYHADLDVQNQQRRVHFLLEPGWRADNAIQGLGRTNRTNQASAPLFRPVTTDVKGERRFISTIARRLDSLGALTRGQRQTGGQNLFNPADNLESEYARDALTSWFHLLYAGKLDAVSLDRFQDVTGLKLETPDGDLAEKLPTIQRWLNRILALPIALQNAIFDEYLSLIEARVEAAREAGTLDMGVETIAVDTFEIMSDKLLRTDGISGATTHLVTLETQRPLKPLRFKRLYQLYDFSLPNIHLLQNARSGGVALSIPTRRMITDEGETIERRRLIRPLKSVNWTLEALSESLWEQVDFKSFRKGWMDEEEQAAMETAHERVHLATGLLLPVWNKIPGEFVRVTRIAASDGRSIIGREISELDMADLARAFGLDMNQTINPSRIAEMVMQSGKPFSVQSHDDLMAKRSLVNGSQRLELTGFSAERLVWYKSKGCFTEIIRYRTRLFVPVNEAAQILEKLTA
- a CDS encoding toprim domain-containing protein, coding for MSRNVLTNPTSSLENTARQICEKFSGYWKNDKGMCCCPAHDDNTPSLGVSIGRNAILFHCFAGCPQKEVLAGFERQGVPARSLFSGSSIPIPATSPKEIKPSANAQRLWRQAQRLQGTIARTYLKKRLISITSPELRFLERTPLGPKSHVRFLPAMLASVRTDAHIMAIHRTFLLPDGSGQSDFIKPKRALGSLGTGAVRLFPPKDGVLGLAEGTESAMSATQLTGIPTWATLGNERFGIVTIPESVKQLYLFVDHDAGGDLAEAKAREHFQMPGRSIIARRPSRRGDDWNNELFRANAAST